A part of Primulina eburnea isolate SZY01 chromosome 10, ASM2296580v1, whole genome shotgun sequence genomic DNA contains:
- the LOC140803354 gene encoding uncharacterized protein: MAHVQVPLLEDRDAELDKSLKSLEAFLRLLGFCQYTWLRAILSWIAFILLAVGLPLLAIEFSRCSGCERYEIQDFELEILVFRALVAAVSLLCVSGTLRKYGVRRALFVDRCHGHLAQFRELYIQKIRVFYCLLASWFGVCFLLKMARELTRVLYIHQYSWWLSAITFFSCLLSWAYSTLVFLAGCGLFNLVGNLQVIHFENYGKVLERDLDVSVYIEEHMHLRHDLSKISHRFRVFLLLEFLIVTACQFVSLLRTTENHGIINFINGGDFALLSVVQLVGVVLCLTAAAKISHRAQSLGSVASRWHAMVTCNSNDALGSGYLGNSENPELSRPAVSLPVNYSESDLESADLMPLSTNVVLSSSASSYHKRQAFVTYVQSNTGGFTIFGWMVDRMLINTIFFIELSLVFFVLGKTITITTR; encoded by the exons ATGGCGCATGTTCAAGTCCCCCTACTGGAAGACCGCGATGCGGAGCTCGACAAATCCTTGAAATCGCTCGAAGCCTTCCTCCGACTGCTCGGGTTTTGCCAGTACACTTGGCTGCGGGCTATTCTCTCGTGGATCGCGTTCATTCTACTCGCCGTTGGGCTGCCGCTGCTCGCTATCGAGTTCTCGCGGTGCTCCGGCTGCGAAAGGTACGAAATTCAGGATTTCGAGCTTGAAATCCTTGTTTTCCGGGCTCTAGTCGCCGCTGTTTCTCTTCTCTGTGTGTCCGGAACTCTGCGCAAGTATGGCGTGCGGAGGGCGCTCTTCGTCGATAGGTGTCACGGCCACTTGGCGCAGTTTCGCGAACTATACATTCAGAAAATTCGT GTTTTTTACTGCTTGCTGGCATCATGGTTTGGAGTCTGCTTTCTATTGAAGATGGCCCGTGAGCTTACTCGCGTCTTATATATACATCAATATTCATGGTGGTTGTCTGCCATTACGTTTTTCTCTTGTCTTTTGTCTTGGGCATATTCGACGTTAGTCTTTCTAGCAGGGTGTGGCCTGTTCAATTTGGTTGGCAATTTGCAAGTGATACACTTCGAGAATTATGGGAAAGTTCTTGAGAGGGATTTGGATGTTTCAGTTTATATTGAAGAACACATGCATCTAAGACATGACTTATCGAAAATAAGCCACAGGTTCAGGGTTTTTCTTCTGCTGGAATTCTTAATTGTCACAGCATGTCAATTTGTATCTCTGCTTCGGACAACAGAGAATCATGGTATCATCAACTTCATCAATGGAGGTGATTTTGCG CTGCTATCTGTTGTTCAATTAGTTGGAGTAGTTCTTTGTCTAACAGCAGCAGCAAAGATATCACACAGAGCCCAGAGTCTTGGTTCAGTTGCTAGCAGGTGGCATGCAATGGTTACTTGCAATTCTAATGATGCCTTGGGGTCTGGATATCTAGGCAACAGTGAAAATCCTGAATTATCCCGTCCTGCGGTTTCATTACCAGTAAATTATTCAGAAAGTGATTTGGAGTCTGCTGATCTTATGCCTTTGTCCACAAATGTAGTGCTGAGCTCCTCTGCCTCTTCATATCACAAGAGGCAAGCTTTTG TTACATATGTGCAGTCCAACACTGGTGGGTTTACTATCTTTGGATGGATGGTTGATCGGATGCTCATCAACACAATCTTCTTCATCGAGCTCTCCCTCGTTTTCTTTGTTCTCGGGAAGACCATCACGATCACCACAAGATGA
- the LOC140803353 gene encoding uncharacterized protein, giving the protein MDGRGGCCIARYSGGAYDVASKVDRIMLRFRPIAPKPASAGGFASAGVVPESSPPSSVSSSGRKKRRNVKEGESYSRVNKRCSGSRKRRPSREVTAFGGGETVVKTLPLLPEAPVVKESVSRVGDDRFPLRLNVGGRITPSADHVMEDATAPLGRRTVAESWVKVERVTDRWVLDRYGCDVVLGGTDVEKVMSLDLDTCPGFVSDCSNNVRWINAAYRRMVAEEDVIVRVVVEEGVTLPAEWAAFTCRVRVVTCGKEKGSSTLPCDVWRMNCGGFAWRLDTKAALSLGW; this is encoded by the coding sequence ATGGATGGGAGAGGTGGGTGTTGTATAGCGAGGTACTCTGGGGGTGCGTACGATGTAGCGTCCAAGGTGGACAGGATAATGCTCCGGTTTCGTCCTATAGCTCCGAAACCAGCTTCCGCCGGTGGGTTTGCATCCGCCGGCGTGGTACCGGAGAGCAGCCCGCCGTCGTCTGTTAGTTCTTCTGGGCGGAAGAAGAGGAGGAATGTGAAAGAGGGGGAGAGTTACAGCAGAGTGAACAAGAGGTGCAGTGGCAGCAGGAAGCGGAGGCCTTCGCGGGAGGTCACCGCGTTTGGCGGAGGGGAGACGGTTGTTAAGACTCTGCCTCTGCTGCCAGAGGCGCCGGTTGTGAAGGAGAGCGTGAGTAGAGTGGGGGATGATCGTTTTCCTTTGAGGCTGAACGTCGGTGGTCGTATCACTCCTAGCGCAGATCACGTGATGGAAGACGCGACGGCGCCTCTGGGACGGCGGACGGTGGCGGAGTCGTGGGTGAAGGTGGAGCGCGTCACCGACAGGTGGGTGCTGGACAGGTACGGGTGCGACGTCGTGTTGGGGGGTACGGACGTGGAGAAGGTGATGAGTTTGGATCTGGACACGTGTCCTGGGTTTGTGTCGGACTGTTCGAACAACGTGAGATGGATAAATGCGGCGTACAGGAGGATGGTGGCGGAGGAGGACGTGATAGTGCGGGTGGTGGTGGAAGAGGGGGTGACGCTGCCGGCGGAGTGGGCGGCGTTCACGTGCCGGGTGAGGGTGGTCACGTGCGGGAAGGAGAAAGGCTCGTCGACACTGCCGTGCGACGTATGGAGAATGAACTGCGGAGGGTTTGCATGGAGGCTCGACACCAAAGCTGCCCTATCTTTGGGTTGGTAA